One window of Microcoleus vaginatus PCC 9802 genomic DNA carries:
- a CDS encoding Uma2 family endonuclease: MSVATKNPETKLTITWPLLPEDFQLPDDPVEDESQPLLAAALRQPLTGFPELMQDALIVSNFALCAGISFPGSSSDEQRIICKAPDWMYVKPVNPKNVSQVRRSYTPHTEGTIPQIVMEFLSETYGEEYSVEFTSRVGKWYFYEQVIKVPRYVIFRAKTAHLEVYALESEHYNLQKPDENGRYWIPGLNLFLGIWEGTHEGRTGCWLRWWNPEGELLLWSEERVEQERQRGDRERLRAERLAEKLRQAGIELDDEE; this comes from the coding sequence ATGTCTGTAGCCACTAAAAATCCTGAAACAAAACTCACAATCACCTGGCCGCTACTACCAGAAGATTTTCAACTACCAGACGACCCCGTGGAAGACGAAAGCCAACCATTATTAGCCGCCGCTTTGCGCCAGCCGCTAACAGGATTTCCAGAATTAATGCAGGATGCTTTAATTGTTTCCAACTTTGCCTTGTGTGCCGGCATAAGTTTCCCAGGTTCAAGCAGCGACGAACAGCGTATTATCTGCAAAGCACCAGATTGGATGTACGTGAAACCCGTCAATCCAAAAAATGTCTCTCAAGTCCGCCGCAGTTACACCCCGCACACAGAAGGAACCATCCCCCAAATCGTGATGGAATTTCTTTCAGAAACCTATGGAGAAGAATACTCTGTAGAGTTTACCTCGCGGGTGGGAAAGTGGTATTTTTACGAGCAAGTAATCAAAGTCCCCCGATACGTCATATTCCGAGCCAAAACAGCTCATTTAGAAGTTTACGCTTTAGAATCAGAACACTACAACTTGCAAAAACCTGATGAAAACGGACGTTATTGGATACCGGGATTAAACCTATTTTTAGGTATTTGGGAAGGAACGCACGAAGGAAGGACAGGCTGTTGGTTGAGGTGGTGGAATCCTGAAGGCGAGTTGTTGCTTTGGTCAGAAGAACGAGTAGAACAAGAACGCCAGCGGGGCGATCGCGAACGACTCCGCGCTGAAAGATTGGCAGAAAAATTGCGTCAAGCGGGAATCGAATTAGATGACGAAGAGTGA
- a CDS encoding histidine--tRNA ligase, translated as MSAIKTLPGTRDILPAEIQYWQNIEEVARTILKKAAYREIRTPIFEQTSLFERGIGEATDVVGKEMYTFKDKGDRSTTLRPEGTAGVVRAFIQNSLYAAGDVQRLWYTGPMFRYERAQEGRQRQFNQIGVEVLGSANPRADVEVIAIACDILQTLGLKNLRLDINSVGNKQDRQNYRQALIDYFTPHKDELDADSQDRLTRNPLRILDSKNQRTQEIVAGAPSILEYLGEESRSHFEQVQLMLKNLGISYQLNPRLVRGLDYYTYTAFEIISDDLGAQATVCGGGRYDGLVKELGGPDTAAVGWAMGIERLIILLQKLQPLPAPKLDFYLVSRGEKAEQQSVLLAQKLRSAGFSVEIDLSASAFGKQFKRADRSGAVACLVLGDAEAENETVQLKWLASGEQSAIAQSELLAMTTELQQKINNP; from the coding sequence ATGAGTGCAATTAAAACTTTACCGGGAACGCGGGATATTTTGCCCGCTGAAATTCAATATTGGCAAAATATAGAAGAAGTCGCTAGAACAATTTTGAAAAAAGCGGCTTATCGAGAAATTCGGACGCCAATTTTTGAACAGACATCTTTATTTGAACGCGGCATCGGCGAAGCTACCGATGTTGTGGGCAAAGAAATGTACACTTTTAAGGATAAGGGCGATCGATCGACTACTTTGCGTCCAGAAGGCACAGCCGGGGTAGTCCGAGCTTTTATTCAAAACAGTTTGTACGCGGCGGGAGACGTGCAGCGTCTGTGGTATACGGGGCCGATGTTTCGCTACGAACGCGCGCAAGAAGGAAGGCAGCGGCAGTTCAATCAAATTGGCGTGGAAGTCTTGGGGAGTGCGAATCCTCGTGCGGATGTCGAGGTAATTGCGATCGCCTGCGACATCCTGCAAACCCTGGGTTTAAAAAATTTGCGCCTCGATATTAATTCTGTCGGAAATAAGCAAGACAGACAAAATTACCGACAAGCTTTGATCGATTATTTTACACCGCACAAAGACGAATTAGACGCGGATTCTCAAGACCGCTTGACTCGAAACCCGCTGCGGATATTGGACAGCAAAAATCAGCGCACTCAAGAAATTGTAGCTGGTGCGCCTAGCATTTTAGAATATTTGGGAGAGGAATCGCGATCGCACTTCGAGCAAGTGCAGCTTATGCTCAAAAATTTAGGAATTAGCTATCAGTTAAATCCCAGATTAGTGCGCGGTTTAGATTACTATACCTACACCGCATTTGAAATTATCTCCGACGATTTGGGAGCGCAAGCAACAGTTTGTGGAGGTGGCCGCTACGACGGTTTAGTAAAGGAATTGGGCGGCCCAGATACGGCGGCAGTCGGTTGGGCAATGGGTATCGAAAGGTTGATTATCCTGCTGCAAAAGTTGCAACCTTTGCCCGCGCCCAAATTGGATTTTTATTTGGTATCCAGGGGCGAAAAAGCAGAACAGCAATCGGTATTGTTAGCTCAAAAATTGCGAAGTGCCGGGTTTAGTGTAGAGATAGATTTGAGCGCTAGTGCTTTCGGGAAACAGTTTAAAAGAGCCGATCGCAGCGGTGCGGTTGCGTGTTTAGTTTTGGGAGATGCGGAAGCTGAAAACGAGACGGTACAATTGAAGTGGTTGGCGAGTGGTGAACAAAGTGCGATCGCCCAATCAGAACTACTAGCAATGACCACCGAACTACAGCAGAAAATTAACAACCCTTAA
- a CDS encoding LuxR family transcriptional regulator, with product MSGIVSGTPVTLSDRELQVVELVAAGLTNEKIAEKLEISKRTVDNHISNILNKTRADNRVTLVRWALQWGKVCLDNINCCPLPRPIDKEVS from the coding sequence ATGAGTGGGATTGTCTCTGGAACCCCTGTCACCCTGTCGGACAGAGAATTGCAAGTGGTAGAGTTAGTAGCGGCGGGATTGACTAATGAGAAAATTGCCGAAAAGTTAGAGATTAGCAAGCGTACAGTTGACAACCACATTAGCAATATCTTGAACAAGACGCGCGCTGACAATCGAGTTACCCTTGTACGCTGGGCGTTGCAGTGGGGAAAGGTATGTTTGGATAATATTAACTGCTGCCCTTTACCGCGGCCGATCGATAAAGAAGTATCTTAA